Genomic window (Streptomyces sp. TG1A-60):
GCCCGCTGACCGTCTGCGACTGCCACATCGGGTACGTCCACCTCGAAACACTCCCGCTGTACGACGTCTTCGCGGGCGGTGTCCTGGAACGCGTACCGAGCATGGATGTGCGGGTGACAGGGACCAGGTGACAGGACGACGAAGCCAGGAAGCGAGTTCTCCATGACCTCAGCGGTCGACAAGGGTGTGGGGACACGTCGTCTCCGCCCGGTGCCGGACGCGGCGGTACGGCTGCTGGCAGTCGGGCGGCACCGACGGTGCGGTCTTCGAGGTCGAGGTCGAGGACGCGGAGCTGGCGCAGCTGGTGCTTTTGGCGCTGCGCGGCGACTACAAGGCCCTGGAGACGTACGAGCCGCGCCCCGGGGACCGGCTGAACTGTCCGGTCACCGTCCTGACCGGCGACGACGACCCGGTGACCACGGTGGCGGACGCGCGTGCCCTGAGAGGCCACACCGACGGGCCGGCCGAGCTGTGTGTTTCGCGGCGGCCATTTCTACCTCGACGACCGGCCGCGGGAGGTCGTCGGCCTCGTACGGCGGCACCTGGGGCTGTGTCCCACGGGCGGCGGGTTCCCGCCCCCGAGCCGTCACACACACCCCGGACTGTCCGCCGTACCGTCACACCCGCCAGCTGTACCGCCGCTCCGGACGCCCGGCCACCCCGTAGCGCAGCGACACGTCCGCGCTGCCGGTGCTGTGGAAGTACTCCAGGTAGCGGCGGGCGCTGACGCGGGAGATGCCGGTGAGGGTGGCGCACTCGGTGGCGGAGAGGGTGCCGTCGGCGCCGCGGAGGGTGCCTTCGATCAGTTCGGCGGTCTCGACGCTCATGCCCTTGGGCAGGCCGCCGGCCGGCGCGGCGGGTGCGGCGGCTCCGGCCAGCACGCGGTCGACGTCGGCCTGACCGCGTACGACGGTGGTGAGCAGTCGGCCGCGCTGGGCGGCGTACCGCTGCAGCCGGGAGCGCAGCTCCTCGAACTCGAAGGGTTTGAGGAGATAGTCGACGACGCCGTGGCGGACCGCGCCGCGCACGCTGTCGGCCTCCCGGGCGGCGCTGATGACCATGACGTCGCAGTCGTGTCCCGCGGCT
Coding sequences:
- a CDS encoding response regulator, translating into MSGTNGAPGTIDVLVVDDDFMVARVHRTFVERVEPFRVVGVASTGEQAVTAVDELRPDLVLLDLYLPDVFGLDVIPRLRAAGHDCDVMVISAAREADSVRGAVRHGVVDYLLKPFEFEELRSRLQRYAAQRGRLLTTVVRGQADVDRVLAGAAAPAAPAGGLPKGMSVETAELIEGTLRGADGTLSATECATLTGISRVSARRYLEYFHSTGSADVSLRYGVAGRPERRYSWRV